The Sesamum indicum cultivar Zhongzhi No. 13 linkage group LG2, S_indicum_v1.0, whole genome shotgun sequence genome contains a region encoding:
- the LOC105155595 gene encoding zinc finger protein ZAT10-like isoform X1, with protein MALEALNSPTTPPPSFQFETAALRYLEPWTKGKRSKRPRSVERHEPTEEEYLALCLVMLARGGGAVSTSAAHPPEQKELQMQSRVPPPPSVVPPLDSSKLIYKCSVCGKAFGSYQALGGHKASHRKLSVGGGGGGDEQSTTSAATTTSSATAGGSGRTHECSICHKCFPSGQALGGHKRRHYDGGAPSNNNGGTGSSAVTSSEGVGSTVSTHREFDLNLPALPDFWRGFGGSAVDDEVESPHPAKKSRLLPPAKLEIL; from the exons ATGGCGCTTGAAGCTTTGAACTCTCCCACTACTCCTCCGCCGTCGTTTCAGTTTGAGACCGCCGCCCTCCGCTATCTAGAGCCGTGGACTAAGGGAAAGCGATCCAAGCGTCCCCGCAGCGTAGAGCGCCATGAGCCCACTGAGGAGGAGTACCTCGCGCTCTGCCTTGTCATGCTAGCTCGAGGCGGTGGCGCTGTCTCAACTTCCGCCGCACACCCGCCGGAGCAGAAGGAATTGCAGATGCAAAGCCGTGTTCCGCCACCACCGTCTGTGGTGCCGCCGCTTGATTCGTCCAAGTTGATTTATAAGTGTTCGGTTTGTGGCAAGGCTTTTGGGTCGTACCAAGCTCTGGGAGGCCACAAGGCCAGCCACCGGAAACTCAGCGTTGGTGGTGGCGGCGGAGGAGACGAACAGTCCACCACCTCCGCCGCGACAACTACCTCCTCAGCCACCGCTGGGGGCAGCGGGAGAACCCACGA GTGCTCCATCTGCCACAAGTGCTTCCCGAGCGGGCAGGCCTTGGGAGGCCACAAGCGCCGCCACTACGACGGCGGCGCCCCGAGCAATAACAACGGCGGCACAGGCAGCAGCGCCGTGACTTCATCAGAAGGCGTGGGTTCTACTGTTAGTACCCACCGGGAGTTCGACTTGAACCTGCCGGCTTTGCCTGACTTCTGGCGGGGCTTCGGCGGCTCCGCCGTTGACGACGAGGTGGAAAGCCCCCACCCGGCAAAGAAATCACGCCTTCTGCCGCCGGCGAAGTTGGAAATCCTTTGA
- the LOC105155858 gene encoding transcription factor bHLH54, which produces MEIFGAFLDQEWESLSSMFSTGENPDFLLHCNSSSSLFPSNGEFPSAAAENVAAGADETPFFPVDHMLGTNFYCISQESSISSNENKQLPNVMVPVFPDDVMEEILHLKAEPEQPTETADSCKEVQLKRKYEASGIQIKDKSMSEDYSSKKKPRVSKVEQKNKSKKNKKGILQDRVDEAEEVNGGGNRQSSSSCSSEDDSNASQELNGGSPSESKVSASLNSNGKARATRGSATDPQSLYARRRRERINERLKILQNLVPNGTKVDISTMLEEAVHYVKFLQLQIKLLSSDDLWMYAPLAYNGMDIGIYQKISPNLWP; this is translated from the exons ATGGAAATTTTTGGAGcttttcttgatcaagaaTGGGAATCGCTGAGCAGCATGTTCTCCACTGGGGAGAACCCTGATTTCTTGCTGCATTGCAACAGCAGCAGTAGCCTGTTTCCTAGTAACGGTGAATTCCCATCGGCCGCTGCTGAGAATGTGGCAGCTGGAGCTGATGAGACTCCGTTTTTCCCCGTTGATCATATGCTTGGCACTAACTTTTACTGCATTTCTCAAGAAAGCAGCATTAGCAGCAATGAAAATAAGCAGCTGCCTAATG TAATGGTGCCGGTGTTTCCTGACGATGTGATGGAAGAGATTCTCCATTTGAAAGCAGAACCGGAGCAGCCCACAGAAACTGCTGATTCTTGCAAGGAAGTGCAGCTCAAGAGGAAGTATGAAGCATCAGGGATTCAGATCAAGGATAAATCAATGTCGGAGGATTATTCATCCAAGAAAAAACCTCGAGTTTCCAAAGTT GAGCAGAAAAATAAGTcgaaaaagaacaagaaagggATCTTGCAGGATAGGGTTGATGAAGCAGAAGAGGTGAATGGTGGAGGAAACAGACAGAGCTCAAGCAGCTGCAGCTCTGAGGATGATTCCAATGCTTCTCAAGAACTGAATGGAGGGTCGCCTTCCGAATCCAAAGTCTCGGCCTCTCTGAACTCCAATGGGAAAGCAAGAGCCACCAGGGGTTCGGCAACTGATCCTCAAAGCCTTTACGCAAGA AGAAGAAGGGAAAGAATTAATGAGAGATTGAAGATCTTGCAGAATCTTGTTCCCAATGGAACAAAG GTTGACATTAGCACAATGCTGGAAGAAGCCGTCCACTATGTGAAGTTTCTGCAGCTTCAAATCAAG TTGCTAAGCTCTGATGATCTGTGGATGTATGCTCCTCTTGCATACAATGGAATGGACATTGGCATTTATCAGAAGATTTCTCCAAATCTGTGGCCTTAA
- the LOC105155595 gene encoding zinc finger protein ZAT10-like isoform X3 codes for MALEALNSPTTPPPSFQFETAALRYLEPWTKGKRSKRPRSVERHEPTEEEYLALCLVMLARGGGAVSTSAAHPPEQKELQMQSRVPPPPSVVPPLDSSKLIYKCSVCGKAFGSYQALGGHKASHRKLSVGGGGGGDEQSTTSAATTTSSATAGGSGRTHECSICHKCFPSGQALGGHKRRHYDGGAPSNNNGGTGSNNNGGTGSSAVTSSEGVGSTVSTHREFDLNLPALPDFWRGFGGSAVDDEVESPHPAKKSRLLPPAKLEIL; via the exons ATGGCGCTTGAAGCTTTGAACTCTCCCACTACTCCTCCGCCGTCGTTTCAGTTTGAGACCGCCGCCCTCCGCTATCTAGAGCCGTGGACTAAGGGAAAGCGATCCAAGCGTCCCCGCAGCGTAGAGCGCCATGAGCCCACTGAGGAGGAGTACCTCGCGCTCTGCCTTGTCATGCTAGCTCGAGGCGGTGGCGCTGTCTCAACTTCCGCCGCACACCCGCCGGAGCAGAAGGAATTGCAGATGCAAAGCCGTGTTCCGCCACCACCGTCTGTGGTGCCGCCGCTTGATTCGTCCAAGTTGATTTATAAGTGTTCGGTTTGTGGCAAGGCTTTTGGGTCGTACCAAGCTCTGGGAGGCCACAAGGCCAGCCACCGGAAACTCAGCGTTGGTGGTGGCGGCGGAGGAGACGAACAGTCCACCACCTCCGCCGCGACAACTACCTCCTCAGCCACCGCTGGGGGCAGCGGGAGAACCCACGAGTGCTCCATCTGCCACAAGTGCTTCCCGAGCGGGCAGGCCTTGGGAGGCCACAAGCGCCGCCACTACGACGGCGGCGCCCCGAGCAATAACAACGGCGGCACCGGCAG CAATAACAACGGCGGCACAGGCAGCAGCGCCGTGACTTCATCAGAAGGCGTGGGTTCTACTGTTAGTACCCACCGGGAGTTCGACTTGAACCTGCCGGCTTTGCCTGACTTCTGGCGGGGCTTCGGCGGCTCCGCCGTTGACGACGAGGTGGAAAGCCCCCACCCGGCAAAGAAATCACGCCTTCTGCCGCCGGCGAAGTTGGAAATCCTTTGA
- the LOC105155595 gene encoding zinc finger protein ZAT10-like isoform X2 has protein sequence MALEALNSPTTPPPSFQFETAALRYLEPWTKGKRSKRPRSVERHEPTEEEYLALCLVMLARGGGAVSTSAAHPPEQKELQMQSRVPPPPSVVPPLDSSKLIYKCSVCGKAFGSYQALGGHKASHRKLSVGGGGGGDEQSTTSAATTTSSATAGGSGRTHECSICHKCFPSGQALGGHKRRHYDGGAPSNNNGGTGSSAVTSSEGVGSTVSTHREFDLNLPALPDFWRGFGGSAVDDEVESPHPAKKSRLLPPAKLEIL, from the exons ATGGCGCTTGAAGCTTTGAACTCTCCCACTACTCCTCCGCCGTCGTTTCAGTTTGAGACCGCCGCCCTCCGCTATCTAGAGCCGTGGACTAAGGGAAAGCGATCCAAGCGTCCCCGCAGCGTAGAGCGCCATGAGCCCACTGAGGAGGAGTACCTCGCGCTCTGCCTTGTCATGCTAGCTCGAGGCGGTGGCGCTGTCTCAACTTCCGCCGCACACCCGCCGGAGCAGAAGGAATTGCAGATGCAAAGCCGTGTTCCGCCACCACCGTCTGTGGTGCCGCCGCTTGATTCGTCCAAGTTGATTTATAAGTGTTCGGTTTGTGGCAAGGCTTTTGGGTCGTACCAAGCTCTGGGAGGCCACAAGGCCAGCCACCGGAAACTCAGCGTTGGTGGTGGCGGCGGAGGAGACGAACAGTCCACCACCTCCGCCGCGACAACTACCTCCTCAGCCACCGCTGGGGGCAGCGGGAGAACCCACGAGTGCTCCATCTGCCACAAGTGCTTCCCGAGCGGGCAGGCCTTGGGAGGCCACAAGCGCCGCCACTACGACGGCGGCGCCCCGAGCAATAACAACGGCGGCACCGGCAG CAGCGCCGTGACTTCATCAGAAGGCGTGGGTTCTACTGTTAGTACCCACCGGGAGTTCGACTTGAACCTGCCGGCTTTGCCTGACTTCTGGCGGGGCTTCGGCGGCTCCGCCGTTGACGACGAGGTGGAAAGCCCCCACCCGGCAAAGAAATCACGCCTTCTGCCGCCGGCGAAGTTGGAAATCCTTTGA